The nucleotide sequence GCCCGCGCAGCGCGCCTGGGCCGAGGCGGAGGCCAAGGCGCGCCGTGCACGCTGAATGTCGCAGGCCCTTGCTAGGGTATTCGTAGATATGTTCGGATAGTCGGTTTTTGCCGGCGCAACTTCAGGAGCCCCGGCCTTGATCAGTTTTCTCCGCGGAACCGTGGCGCACGTCGGACTGTCCACCGCTGTTATCGACCTCAACGGTGCCGGCATGAGCGTCCAGGCCACTCCCCAGACGCTCAGCAAGCTGCGGACCGGCGAGGAGGGGAAGCTGTTCACGTCCCTGATCGTCCGGGAGGACTCCCTGACCCTGTTCGGTTTCGCGAACGACGACGAGCGGGAAGTTTTCGACGTTCTGCTCAGTGTCAGCGGTGTGGGCCCGCGGCTCGCCCTGGCCGTCCTCGCCGTGCACGATCCCGAGGCAATCCGCGTGGCGGCGCACACCGGCGACAGCAAAACTTTCACCACGGTGCCGGGCATCGGCCCGAAGGTGGCCGGCCGCATCGTCCTCGAACTCGCCGGAAAGCTGGTTCCGCACGGCACGGCAACTCCGGCCGGAGCGCCGGCGGTTTCCGCTGAGGAGCTCTGGAAGCCGCAGGTGGTTGCTGCCATGACCAGCCTGGGCTGGTCGGAGAAGGACGCCACGGGCAGCATCGACAAGGCCCTGGCGGACGCCCCCGAGCTCGCAGGCGAAGGCAATGTTGCCGAGATCCTGCGCACCACACTGCGCTGGCTCGGCCAGGACGGCGCCCGGGCGGGCAACAGGGTAGGCAGCCGTGGCTGAACCGTCCCTGGTCGCCGGGGGAGAAGAGCCGGAGGAGCGGGCCATTGAGGCGGCGCTCCGGCCCAAGAATCTCGACGACTTCGTCGGCCAGCACAGGGTCCGCAAGCAGCTTTCCCTGGTGCTGAAGGCATCCCGGATGCGCGGCCGCAGCGCAGACCATGTGCTCTTTTCCGGCCCTCCGGGACTGGGCAAGACCACCCTCGCCATGATTGTCGCCTCGGAGATGAACGCTCCGCTGCGGATCAGCAGCGGCCCGGCCATCCAGCACGCCGGTGACCTGGCTGCCATCCTTTCCTCGCTCTCCGAGGGGGAAGTCCTGTTCCTCGACGAAATCCACCGCATGTCCCGCCCGGCGGAGGAAATGCTCTACATGGCCATGGAGGATTTCCGTGTGGATATCGTGGTGGGCAAAGGCGCCGGCGCCACGGCCATTCCGCTGGAGCTGCCGCCCTTCACGCTGGTGGGCGCCACCACGCGCGCCGGGCTCCTGCCGGGTCCGCTCCGGGACCGCTTCGGGTTTACCGGCCACCTGGAGTTTTATTCGGTGGAGGAGCTTGAGCTCGTGCTGCGTCGGTCTGCCGGCCTCCTCGACCTGAAGGTGAACTCCGCCGGATTCACGGAAATCGCCGGCCGCTCCCGCGGAACCCCCCGTATTGCCAACCGGCTGCTGCGGCGGGTCCGGGACTGGGCCCTGGTCCATGGCATCGAACAGATTGATGCCCGCTCGGCCTCCGCCGCACTGGACATGTATGAAGTGGACAAGCGGGGGCTGGACCGGCTGGACCGTTCCGTGCTGGAAGCCCTGATCACCAAGTTCGGCGGCGGCCCGGTGGGCCTGTCCACCCTGGCCATCGCCGTGGGGGAGGAGCCGGAGACCGTGGAGACGGTCGCCGAGCCGTACCTGGTCCGGGAAGGGCTGCTGGGCAGGACGCCGCGTGGCCGGATTGCCATGGCCCCGGCCTGGACCCACCTTGGACTGGCAGTGCCGGCAGGGGTGTTCGGGCAGGAAACCCTGGATCTTTTCGGAGCCGAACCCGGTGATGAGGAATCGTCATCTGAATGGGTTTCCAGCAACCAATAGGAGCGCCCTCCCAGCTTTTCCCTCTAGACTGGAAAGACGCTCGGCACGTCCGGGCTTTGTTTCCGTGTCCCGCTCCGGCGGGCCGCCCGCGGCCGGTTCCCCCGCGTCCGGGCGGGCAGCCCGGTACAAAGCGGACGTCGCTGTCAACCAGCTACGTAAGTACAGAACGGAACTCACTTGCTCGCAGTATTTAGTGTCCAGGCCCAGGCCCAGCCGCAGGCCGGCGGCGGCATCGACATCATGACCATTCTGCTGTTCGTCATGCTCGGCGTGTTCATCTTCATGATGTTCCGCCGCAACAAGAAGACCCAGCAGCAGCAGGCGCAGCTGCAGTCGCAGTTCGCTCCCGGCATCGAGGTCATGACCAGCTTCGGACTGTTCGGCCGCATCGTGTCCATCGATGAGGCGGAGAACAAGGTTGTCCTGGAATTGTCGCCCGGCCACCTTGCCACCGTCCACCGCCAGGCCGTGACCAAGATCGTTGAACCCGCCGCCGAAGCCCACGCCGTTCCCGACGACGCGTCGGCGCTGACGGCCGGCGACTCGCTGGCCCCTGAGGACAAGCTGCCCACCGAGCACAAGACGGGCACGTCCACCGAGACTCCGGATGAAACCCTCAAGCGCCTCAACGACGAGGGCAAGAAGGACATCTAGTCCGCCGCTTCCGCGCTGTACAGCTGCTTCCGCACAGTACAGCTGTCTACGGCTGCGGAGCCGCCGGATGCGACATTCTCGCCCCGGCGGCCCTCCGCAATTAATA is from Arthrobacter sp. QXT-31 and encodes:
- the ruvA gene encoding Holliday junction branch migration protein RuvA produces the protein MISFLRGTVAHVGLSTAVIDLNGAGMSVQATPQTLSKLRTGEEGKLFTSLIVREDSLTLFGFANDDEREVFDVLLSVSGVGPRLALAVLAVHDPEAIRVAAHTGDSKTFTTVPGIGPKVAGRIVLELAGKLVPHGTATPAGAPAVSAEELWKPQVVAAMTSLGWSEKDATGSIDKALADAPELAGEGNVAEILRTTLRWLGQDGARAGNRVGSRG
- the ruvB gene encoding Holliday junction branch migration DNA helicase RuvB, translating into MAEPSLVAGGEEPEERAIEAALRPKNLDDFVGQHRVRKQLSLVLKASRMRGRSADHVLFSGPPGLGKTTLAMIVASEMNAPLRISSGPAIQHAGDLAAILSSLSEGEVLFLDEIHRMSRPAEEMLYMAMEDFRVDIVVGKGAGATAIPLELPPFTLVGATTRAGLLPGPLRDRFGFTGHLEFYSVEELELVLRRSAGLLDLKVNSAGFTEIAGRSRGTPRIANRLLRRVRDWALVHGIEQIDARSASAALDMYEVDKRGLDRLDRSVLEALITKFGGGPVGLSTLAIAVGEEPETVETVAEPYLVREGLLGRTPRGRIAMAPAWTHLGLAVPAGVFGQETLDLFGAEPGDEESSSEWVSSNQ
- the yajC gene encoding preprotein translocase subunit YajC translates to MTILLFVMLGVFIFMMFRRNKKTQQQQAQLQSQFAPGIEVMTSFGLFGRIVSIDEAENKVVLELSPGHLATVHRQAVTKIVEPAAEAHAVPDDASALTAGDSLAPEDKLPTEHKTGTSTETPDETLKRLNDEGKKDI